Proteins encoded together in one Chitinophaga sp. LS1 window:
- the tnpB gene encoding IS66 family insertion sequence element accessory protein TnpB (TnpB, as the term is used for proteins encoded by IS66 family insertion elements, is considered an accessory protein, since TnpC, encoded by a neighboring gene, is a DDE family transposase.) yields the protein MLSLNGYRLVLWNGATDMRLSFNGLSGLVINEMKEDPFQYGTLYAFFNHRRTQVKILGWDIDGLGIFYKRLSRGTFGTPVYNSETKMMVLSKKDLLLILEGVEVRFRKRYERSVRPKKS from the coding sequence ATGCTATCACTAAATGGTTATCGGCTGGTATTATGGAACGGTGCAACAGATATGCGTTTGAGCTTTAATGGTCTTTCCGGTCTGGTTATAAATGAAATGAAGGAAGATCCTTTTCAGTATGGAACACTCTATGCTTTTTTCAATCACCGTCGCACGCAGGTTAAGATCCTGGGATGGGATATAGATGGACTGGGCATCTTTTATAAGAGACTATCAAGAGGTACTTTTGGCACACCTGTATACAATAGTGAAACAAAGATGATGGTATTGAGCAAGAAGGATCTTTTGCTGATACTGGAGGGTGTAGAAGTTAGATTCCGTAAGCGTTATGAAAGATCTGTCAGACCTAAGAAAAGCTGA
- the tnpA gene encoding IS66 family insertion sequence element accessory protein TnpA: protein MKRRKSSVAGRHHFSDQEIISALEQFTRAGNISVKEFTAAFQISPATFYNWKKRFGNQPAVTNAPVGFIDVDLSPVQQDLTPGAIFAEYRGIIFYQRVEPSYLKALL, encoded by the coding sequence ATGAAACGAAGAAAATCATCCGTGGCAGGCCGCCATCATTTTAGTGACCAGGAGATAATTTCCGCACTGGAACAATTTACCCGGGCAGGTAATATTAGTGTTAAAGAGTTTACAGCAGCCTTCCAAATATCACCTGCTACATTTTACAATTGGAAAAAACGTTTTGGAAATCAACCAGCGGTGACCAATGCACCAGTAGGCTTCATTGATGTAGACTTATCACCGGTCCAGCAGGATTTAACACCAGGAGCCATCTTTGCAGAATATCGCGGTATCATTTTTTATCAGCGTGTAGAACCTTCCTATCTTAAAGCCCTCTTGTAA
- a CDS encoding IS3 family transposase translates to MGRTGRMAIVSKDDTELSIVRQCQLLEVSRSSHYHEPKGESKQNLELMAQIDRLHLEHPYFGAVRMAKHLSTDDLVVNVKRIRRLMRKMDISAIYPVPNTSEAYKYHQKYPYLLKGLNIDRNNQVWSMDITYIPMAKGFMYLCAIIDWHSRYLLSWTLSNTMTVDFCLEALQKAVSIYGTPEILNTDQGSQFTSEEFTSAVLNAEIKFSMDGVGRATDNICIERFWHSIKYENIYLNAYDSTLELYKGIHRYVEFYNWERKHQSLGYVTPADVYGAADKLSTYSQQFTKRKKVTKKEKVYNSSNRFDSLINNPPIAV, encoded by the coding sequence ATGGGAAGAACTGGAAGGATGGCTATAGTAAGCAAGGATGATACGGAGCTTAGCATTGTACGTCAATGTCAATTGCTTGAAGTATCCCGTAGCAGTCATTATCATGAGCCTAAAGGAGAGAGCAAACAAAATCTGGAGCTGATGGCTCAGATTGATCGTCTCCACCTTGAACATCCTTATTTCGGGGCTGTTCGGATGGCCAAACATTTGAGTACAGATGATCTGGTTGTCAATGTGAAGCGGATTAGGCGCCTGATGCGAAAAATGGATATTTCGGCCATATATCCGGTTCCCAATACGAGCGAGGCATATAAATACCACCAAAAGTATCCATACCTGCTAAAGGGGCTTAATATTGACAGGAACAACCAGGTTTGGAGCATGGATATCACTTACATTCCGATGGCGAAAGGTTTTATGTATCTGTGTGCGATTATAGACTGGCATAGCCGGTATTTGCTATCCTGGACGCTAAGTAATACCATGACTGTTGATTTCTGCCTGGAAGCCCTTCAAAAGGCCGTTTCCATCTATGGCACTCCTGAGATCCTAAACACAGATCAGGGAAGCCAGTTTACCAGTGAGGAATTCACCTCAGCGGTATTAAATGCTGAGATCAAATTCAGCATGGACGGTGTTGGAAGAGCTACAGATAATATTTGTATTGAAAGGTTTTGGCATAGCATCAAATACGAGAACATCTATCTCAATGCTTACGACAGCACGCTGGAATTATACAAAGGAATTCACAGGTATGTGGAATTCTATAATTGGGAACGAAAACATCAAAGCCTTGGATATGTTACTCCTGCTGATGTTTATGGCGCTGCTGATAAGTTATCCACATATTCACAGCAATTCACAAAGAGAAAAAAAGTAACAAAAAAAGAGAAAGTTTATAATAGTAGTAATAGATTTGATTCTTTAATTAATAACCCACCTATTGCTGTCTAA
- a CDS encoding IS110 family transposase, with translation MPKVKQLNFEGQTIFCGIDVHKKTWRVNIRNDEFELEDYSQEASVEQLVNHLQKKYPGASYQVAYEAGFCGFSIHRFLSKLGVNCIVANPADVPSTDKEKRRKNDKIDARKISRHLSKTELPPIYVPDLEAEHARTLVRQRGRLVQDQTRCKNRIWHLLMFSGLKLDVDKPQQYWSRKFIATLQSLSCQTESLKMALNIALEEYLLVRKLLSVATKQIRTLSIHPNYTAVQKLLQSIPGIGIVNAMIIMAELQDMNRFKTLDKLCSYVGIVPDTGSSGENDVIKGITQRGNHYLRPAIVESSWVIIRKDPAMLMLYKKYCSTMIPNKAIIKIARHLLSRIRHVWRNQVEYEIGIVG, from the coding sequence ATGCCTAAAGTTAAGCAACTCAACTTTGAAGGACAAACAATCTTTTGCGGAATCGATGTCCACAAAAAGACCTGGAGGGTCAATATCAGAAATGATGAATTTGAACTGGAAGATTACAGCCAGGAAGCTTCAGTAGAACAACTAGTGAATCACTTACAGAAAAAATATCCTGGCGCCAGTTACCAGGTAGCCTATGAAGCTGGTTTTTGTGGCTTTAGTATACATCGTTTTTTGTCAAAATTAGGGGTAAATTGTATTGTTGCTAATCCGGCAGATGTGCCTAGTACAGATAAAGAGAAAAGGCGTAAAAATGATAAGATTGATGCACGCAAAATAAGTCGTCATTTATCTAAGACAGAATTACCTCCTATTTACGTGCCCGACCTGGAAGCCGAACATGCGCGTACATTGGTGCGGCAGCGTGGCCGATTAGTTCAAGATCAGACGAGGTGCAAAAACAGGATATGGCACCTTCTCATGTTCAGTGGCTTAAAATTGGATGTAGATAAGCCACAACAATACTGGAGTCGCAAATTCATAGCTACACTTCAATCTTTATCTTGTCAGACGGAATCACTTAAGATGGCTCTAAATATAGCCTTGGAGGAATATTTACTAGTCCGGAAATTATTGAGTGTAGCTACCAAACAAATACGAACATTATCTATACACCCTAATTATACTGCGGTACAAAAATTGTTGCAAAGTATACCTGGAATAGGTATTGTGAATGCGATGATAATTATGGCTGAATTACAGGATATGAATCGATTTAAGACGCTTGATAAATTGTGTTCTTATGTCGGGATTGTACCTGACACAGGAAGTTCCGGTGAGAATGATGTAATAAAAGGAATCACGCAACGAGGGAATCACTATCTACGGCCAGCAATTGTAGAAAGTAGTTGGGTAATAATAAGAAAAGATCCTGCCATGTTGATGTTATACAAGAAATATTGCTCTACAATGATACCTAATAAGGCAATCATCAAGATCGCCAGACATTTGCTAAGTCGAATAAGACATGTGTGGAGGAACCAGGTAGAGTATGAAATAGGCATAGTTGGCTAA
- a CDS encoding transposase: MNKGRRKFNAAFKAKVAVEALKEQLTLAELAEKYDLHPTQITEWKKQLLSGSEQVFDQGKKADSEATDHQEEKDELYKQIGQLKVENDWLKKKSEQVYGKNWKDGYSKQG; the protein is encoded by the coding sequence ATGAACAAGGGAAGAAGAAAGTTCAATGCAGCATTTAAAGCGAAGGTAGCAGTAGAAGCCTTAAAAGAACAACTCACACTTGCAGAGCTGGCTGAGAAGTATGATTTACATCCCACTCAGATAACGGAGTGGAAGAAACAGCTGTTATCAGGCTCTGAACAGGTATTTGATCAGGGTAAGAAAGCTGATTCTGAAGCAACAGATCACCAGGAAGAAAAGGATGAACTATATAAGCAAATCGGTCAACTCAAGGTAGAGAATGACTGGTTGAAAAAAAAATCTGAACAGGTCTATGGGAAGAACTGGAAGGATGGCTATAGTAAGCAAGGATGA
- a CDS encoding deaminase domain-containing protein, translating into MGLDQYYRNRQRRSPTNTPIPKNRFFKTFEVRSKLRETDSEVKILEKIAETFQSNIQVNESLKITSKRPYCVSCEEVIQQFQGMFKNVKLEFVNGIKPQNMNVYELKTFLEQKGDVLTGCSSFQVRSLERYFKIKLPMVYKDFLYAMGIDAGRFMKGSDAFYRHLYNLKDGFLSELFYTDLELLENSFVFWTHQGYQYAFFLLDAGDNPPVYYYLEGETEFKKIESLSAFWEREMPDN; encoded by the coding sequence TTGGGCCTGGACCAGTATTACCGTAATAGACAGAGAAGAAGTCCCACGAATACCCCAATTCCAAAGAACAGGTTCTTTAAAACTTTTGAAGTAAGGAGTAAACTTAGAGAGACCGATTCCGAAGTAAAAATACTTGAGAAAATTGCTGAAACTTTTCAATCAAATATCCAAGTTAATGAATCTTTGAAGATTACTTCAAAAAGGCCTTATTGTGTATCTTGTGAGGAAGTAATTCAGCAATTCCAGGGAATGTTCAAAAATGTAAAACTTGAATTTGTTAACGGAATAAAACCGCAGAATATGAATGTTTATGAGTTAAAGACATTTTTGGAACAGAAGGGGGATGTGTTGACGGGATGTAGTAGTTTTCAGGTAAGAAGTCTTGAGCGTTATTTTAAAATTAAATTGCCTATGGTTTATAAGGATTTCTTATATGCAATGGGTATAGATGCCGGGCGATTCATGAAAGGAAGTGATGCATTTTATAGGCATTTGTACAACCTTAAAGACGGGTTTTTAAGCGAGTTGTTTTATACTGATCTTGAACTGCTTGAAAATTCATTTGTTTTTTGGACACATCAAGGTTATCAATATGCATTTTTCCTCCTTGATGCAGGGGATAATCCTCCTGTATATTATTATTTGGAAGGGGAAACAGAATTTAAAAAAATAGAATCCCTAAGTGCCTTTTGGGAAAGAGAAATGCCTGATAATTAA
- a CDS encoding IS3 family transposase — translation MNKGRRKFNAAFKAKVAVEALKEQLTLAELAEKYDLHPTQITEWKKQLLSGSEQVFDQGKKADSEATDHQEEKDELYKQIGQLKVENDWLKKNLNRSMGRTGRMAIVSKDDTELSIVRQCQLLEVSRSSHYHEPKGESKQNLELMAQIDRLHLEHPYFGAVRMAKHLSTDDLVVNVKRIRRLMRKMDISAIYPVPNTSEAYKYHQKYPYLLKGLNIDRNNQVWSMDITYIPMAKGFMYLCAIIDWHSRYLLSWTLSNTMTVDFCLEALQKAVSIYGTPEILNTDQGSQFTSEEFTSAVLNAEIKFSMDGVGRATDNICIERFWRSIKYENIYLNAYDSTLELYKGIHRYVEFYNWERKHQSLGYVTPADVYGAADKLSTYSQQFTKRKKVTKKEKVYNSSNRFDSLINNPPIAV, via the coding sequence ATGAACAAGGGAAGAAGAAAGTTCAATGCAGCATTTAAAGCGAAGGTAGCAGTAGAAGCCTTAAAAGAACAACTCACACTTGCAGAGCTGGCTGAGAAGTATGATTTACATCCCACTCAGATAACGGAGTGGAAGAAACAGCTGTTATCAGGCTCTGAACAGGTATTTGATCAGGGTAAGAAAGCTGATTCTGAAGCAACAGATCACCAGGAAGAAAAGGATGAACTATATAAGCAAATCGGTCAACTCAAGGTAGAGAATGACTGGTTGAAAAAAAATCTGAACAGGTCTATGGGAAGAACTGGAAGGATGGCTATAGTAAGCAAGGATGATACGGAGCTTAGCATTGTACGTCAATGTCAATTGCTTGAAGTATCCCGTAGCAGTCATTATCATGAGCCTAAAGGAGAGAGCAAACAAAATCTGGAGCTGATGGCTCAGATTGATCGTCTCCACCTTGAACATCCTTATTTCGGGGCTGTTCGGATGGCCAAACATTTGAGTACAGATGATCTGGTTGTCAATGTGAAGCGGATTAGGCGCCTGATGCGAAAAATGGATATTTCGGCCATATATCCGGTTCCCAATACGAGCGAGGCATATAAATACCACCAAAAGTATCCATACCTGCTAAAGGGGCTTAATATTGACAGGAACAACCAGGTTTGGAGCATGGATATCACTTACATTCCGATGGCGAAAGGTTTTATGTATCTGTGTGCGATTATAGACTGGCATAGCCGGTATTTGCTATCCTGGACGCTAAGTAATACCATGACTGTTGATTTCTGCCTGGAAGCCCTTCAAAAGGCCGTTTCCATCTATGGCACTCCTGAGATCCTAAACACAGATCAGGGAAGCCAGTTTACCAGTGAGGAATTCACCTCAGCGGTATTAAATGCTGAGATCAAATTCAGCATGGACGGTGTTGGAAGAGCTACAGATAATATTTGTATTGAAAGGTTTTGGCGTAGCATCAAATACGAGAACATCTATCTCAATGCTTACGACAGCACGCTGGAATTATACAAAGGAATTCACAGGTATGTGGAATTCTATAATTGGGAACGAAAACATCAAAGCCTTGGATATGTTACTCCTGCTGATGTTTATGGCGCTGCTGATAAGTTATCCACATATTCACAGCAATTCACAAAGAGAAAAAAAGTAACAAAAAAAGAGAAAGTTTATAATAGTAGTAATAGATTTGATTCTTTAATTAATAACCCACCTATTGCTGTCTAA
- a CDS encoding ankyrin repeat domain-containing protein, with product MLSACWDASGTLLGSDYRLFKDTPSWELARAVKREDTPAIRSIASGNKMLIDYQEPVYGKTLLMLAVTNHDYLSATALLNVGADPNKHDSYDGASSMIKAAAIVNDQGDNTRFLKLLLSHGGNPNDEETGPRQEGNTTRMTPLLAACFDLIDFGSPIEKVKLLVKTGADVNHKNE from the coding sequence ATGTTGTCAGCTTGTTGGGATGCTTCCGGTACGCTGTTAGGCTCGGATTACAGGTTGTTTAAGGATACACCTTCCTGGGAATTAGCCAGGGCAGTAAAGCGTGAGGATACCCCCGCTATCAGGAGCATTGCCAGCGGCAATAAAATGCTTATTGATTATCAGGAGCCGGTTTATGGCAAAACCTTACTGATGCTTGCTGTTACTAATCATGATTACTTATCTGCTACAGCATTACTGAACGTAGGAGCTGATCCCAATAAACATGATTCTTATGATGGGGCCTCATCAATGATCAAGGCAGCAGCTATAGTTAATGATCAGGGTGATAATACCAGGTTTTTAAAGTTGCTTTTATCTCACGGCGGTAATCCCAATGATGAAGAAACCGGACCAAGACAGGAAGGCAATACCACACGAATGACACCGTTATTGGCAGCTTGTTTTGATTTAATTGATTTTGGTTCTCCAATTGAAAAAGTAAAACTACTGGTAAAAACTGGTGCTGATGTGAATCATAAAAATGAGTAA
- the tnpC gene encoding IS66 family transposase, translating into MRPELLTSITDALKQISTLTETNGELLESLTRERITFGKIIYDLNNQLEAKNGACDKLNRYLNQAHEIMLDREHQVIELQSRIEALESENALLKEQVAQGEKKSWQLQELCEMLQGKKSEKFIPEREKVDAAIQQTLGPDFDLTELEEIIRVASTKGDIQQVDDQIRKGNRKKKKHLAHKGRRVQPSCIEVVTETIDVEGDKTGLIPMGKKVTTYYEYKPGKIIKVQQERLQYRTEDKKFVCQPVAPRLVEKGTVGNSLLAHLHSRRFGYGDPYTRQLRYIKSTTGISFAASTVNGWEEVAFKKLLRLLRCMKKVIVQARYLKVDETRLDYLNDIGEGKPSRGWLWVFLSEEQKLVLFEFNPSRGHKVPQQILKDFKGTLQADGLGSYVAAFKDNEEVDLMTCLSHIRRGFKKAEKYDKKLAAEALTLFNIIYRIEAFAERKKMTDDQRLALRQKYSVPFLDKIHIWLLEQQQIDHLPGTPIIKAVNYALGQWHKLKAFTTLGYVDADNNGVERAIRPVTTFRNNSLFAGNEHGAERVALFYSLIESCKLNDIDPYIYLKDIYDRLHDCPAHELINLLPPYWKKKNT; encoded by the coding sequence GTGCGCCCTGAATTACTCACTTCTATAACAGATGCATTAAAACAAATCTCCACGCTAACGGAGACCAATGGGGAGTTGTTGGAATCTCTGACCAGAGAGAGAATAACGTTTGGTAAGATTATATATGACCTGAATAACCAGCTGGAAGCAAAGAATGGAGCATGTGATAAATTAAACCGTTATCTGAATCAGGCACATGAGATTATGCTTGATAGAGAACATCAGGTCATTGAATTGCAAAGCAGGATCGAAGCATTGGAAAGTGAAAATGCGCTCTTAAAAGAGCAGGTTGCTCAGGGAGAAAAGAAGAGCTGGCAGTTACAGGAGTTATGTGAAATGCTACAGGGTAAAAAGAGTGAGAAATTTATACCTGAACGTGAAAAAGTAGATGCGGCCATACAACAAACCTTAGGACCTGATTTTGATCTGACCGAACTGGAAGAGATTATAAGAGTAGCCTCCACAAAAGGCGATATTCAACAAGTGGATGACCAGATCCGGAAAGGCAACCGCAAAAAGAAAAAACATCTCGCTCATAAAGGTAGAAGAGTACAACCATCTTGTATAGAAGTAGTGACAGAAACAATTGACGTCGAAGGAGACAAGACAGGCCTGATCCCTATGGGCAAAAAAGTGACGACCTATTACGAATACAAGCCGGGTAAAATTATTAAAGTACAACAGGAGCGGCTTCAATATCGTACAGAAGATAAAAAGTTTGTCTGCCAACCAGTAGCCCCTCGTCTGGTAGAAAAAGGAACAGTAGGAAACAGCCTGCTGGCACACTTACACAGCCGCCGGTTTGGATATGGGGATCCATATACACGTCAGTTACGGTATATAAAAAGCACTACTGGCATCAGCTTCGCAGCATCAACGGTAAATGGTTGGGAAGAGGTGGCCTTTAAGAAACTGCTAAGGCTGTTGAGATGTATGAAAAAAGTAATTGTGCAGGCCCGGTATCTGAAGGTCGATGAGACAAGATTAGATTACCTCAATGATATTGGAGAAGGCAAACCATCCAGGGGTTGGCTATGGGTATTTTTATCTGAAGAACAAAAATTAGTATTGTTTGAATTTAACCCATCCCGCGGACATAAGGTTCCACAGCAGATATTAAAAGATTTTAAGGGCACGCTTCAGGCGGATGGCCTGGGTAGCTATGTAGCAGCTTTTAAAGATAATGAGGAGGTGGACCTAATGACATGCCTGTCCCATATCCGCCGCGGTTTTAAGAAAGCAGAGAAATATGATAAAAAGCTAGCGGCAGAAGCATTGACATTGTTCAACATCATTTACAGGATAGAAGCCTTTGCCGAAAGAAAAAAGATGACCGATGACCAGCGATTGGCATTGCGTCAGAAATATAGCGTTCCTTTTCTCGATAAAATACATATCTGGTTGCTGGAACAACAGCAGATAGATCATCTGCCAGGTACACCAATAATTAAAGCAGTTAATTATGCCCTGGGGCAATGGCACAAACTAAAAGCATTTACGACCCTTGGATACGTCGATGCCGACAACAATGGCGTCGAGAGGGCCATCAGACCCGTTACTACCTTCCGCAATAATAGCCTGTTTGCCGGAAATGAACATGGAGCAGAGAGAGTAGCACTTTTTTACTCCCTGATCGAGTCTTGTAAACTTAACGACATCGATCCTTATATTTATCTTAAAGATATCTATGACCGCCTTCATGATTGCCCAGCTCATGAACTTATTAATCTGTTGCCTCCATATTGGAAGAAGAAAAATACATGA
- the tnpB gene encoding IS66 family insertion sequence element accessory protein TnpB (TnpB, as the term is used for proteins encoded by IS66 family insertion elements, is considered an accessory protein, since TnpC, encoded by a neighboring gene, is a DDE family transposase.): MLSLAGYNFYIYTSAADMRMGINGLSGIVRNQMALDPLAKGIIYLFFNGRLTQVKMLQFDGDGQALYYKRLARGTFGKPVYDPGCQAMMIERKDVMLILEGIEIKYRKRYERKSGKSTDQPN, translated from the coding sequence ATGTTGTCATTAGCTGGTTATAATTTTTATATCTATACATCTGCAGCGGATATGCGGATGGGAATAAATGGTTTGTCAGGCATCGTACGTAATCAAATGGCACTTGATCCATTAGCTAAGGGCATCATCTATTTGTTTTTTAACGGGCGTCTCACCCAGGTGAAAATGTTGCAATTTGATGGAGATGGTCAGGCGCTTTATTACAAAAGACTAGCCAGAGGCACCTTTGGCAAACCTGTTTATGATCCTGGTTGCCAGGCGATGATGATTGAACGCAAAGATGTGATGCTCATCCTGGAAGGAATCGAGATTAAGTACAGAAAGCGTTACGAAAGAAAGTCAGGAAAATCAACAGATCAGCCAAACTAA
- the tnpC gene encoding IS66 family transposase, with protein MKPEIIYNLSEALEQVNALQLQKADLSNALTQERHVFSRIIQELTTENAALKEDKEQLKRWLSNEQERGIDKERLIASLEKTVAELQAALASKTDEAMRKDWQLRELQEMLFGQRSEKFIPDQSATQAAIQQTLGDEFDKKEIEAIIEQAVVSSATDTSIVTSSKTSRRRKHHKAHKGRRPVAAHLETETIVYDIAADKTGMKPIGKKVSVYYDIIPGKLIRKEEHHLQYKSTDGKIHCTPVQPRMIERGIVSNRLLAHLHSERFVYYMPYYRQQQRFERLTGVCFAASTIDHWEEVCYKKLKRLLKLLKKTIQTASYIKADETSLKYLHDEGQGKAANGWMWVFHAPEHKLVLFEFHPGRAHDVPKEILKDFAGTLQTDALSSYTTAFKQNDKVTLMSCLAHIRRGFKKAQRQNKALADQVLVYFNIIYRIEAYAKRKQFISDQRLALRQKYSKPFFDKIRSWLDEQKDEHVPDSLLAKAINYANNQWDKLNILFSDGKIDVDNNSTENAIRPITLFRKNSLFASNEHGGERAALFYSLVESCKMNGIDPFEYLTDVYNRLHDCTAAELIHLLPSNWKPIKER; from the coding sequence TTGAAACCTGAGATCATATATAATTTATCTGAAGCACTGGAACAAGTGAATGCACTGCAATTGCAGAAGGCAGATCTCTCCAATGCACTTACTCAGGAAAGACATGTATTCAGCCGCATTATTCAGGAACTCACAACAGAAAATGCTGCACTAAAGGAAGATAAAGAGCAACTGAAACGTTGGTTGTCCAATGAGCAGGAACGGGGAATCGATAAGGAGAGATTGATTGCTTCCCTGGAAAAAACTGTTGCTGAATTACAGGCCGCTCTTGCCAGTAAGACGGACGAAGCAATGCGTAAAGACTGGCAATTGAGAGAGCTGCAGGAGATGTTATTTGGGCAACGCAGTGAAAAATTTATTCCGGATCAGTCAGCTACGCAAGCTGCTATTCAGCAGACCCTTGGGGATGAATTTGATAAAAAAGAAATCGAAGCGATCATTGAACAAGCTGTAGTATCTTCTGCTACTGATACTTCAATAGTTACCAGCTCCAAAACCAGTCGGAGGAGAAAGCATCATAAAGCACATAAAGGGCGAAGACCTGTCGCTGCTCATCTGGAAACAGAGACCATTGTTTATGATATTGCCGCAGACAAAACAGGCATGAAACCCATTGGAAAAAAGGTATCAGTTTATTACGATATTATTCCCGGAAAACTCATCCGTAAAGAAGAACACCACCTTCAATATAAATCAACAGATGGAAAGATACACTGTACTCCTGTCCAACCCAGGATGATAGAACGGGGGATTGTCAGTAACAGGTTACTGGCACATCTTCACAGTGAACGCTTTGTTTACTACATGCCATATTATCGGCAACAACAGCGGTTTGAGCGGCTGACAGGTGTTTGTTTTGCGGCATCGACGATCGACCACTGGGAGGAAGTTTGTTATAAGAAGCTGAAGCGTCTGCTAAAGCTCCTGAAGAAAACAATACAGACTGCCAGTTATATCAAGGCTGACGAGACCAGTTTAAAATATCTTCACGATGAAGGGCAGGGTAAAGCCGCCAATGGTTGGATGTGGGTCTTCCATGCACCTGAACACAAACTTGTACTTTTTGAATTTCATCCAGGCAGAGCTCATGATGTACCTAAGGAAATCCTGAAAGATTTTGCAGGTACATTACAAACTGACGCACTATCCTCTTACACGACTGCTTTTAAGCAAAATGATAAAGTCACGTTGATGAGCTGCCTTGCGCATATCCGCAGAGGATTTAAAAAGGCGCAGAGACAAAATAAAGCACTGGCAGACCAGGTATTGGTATACTTTAATATCATATACCGCATAGAAGCCTATGCTAAACGTAAACAATTTATCTCTGACCAACGGCTTGCCTTAAGACAGAAATACAGTAAACCCTTCTTTGATAAAATACGCAGTTGGTTGGATGAACAAAAAGATGAACATGTACCTGATAGCCTGCTGGCTAAAGCAATTAACTATGCGAATAATCAGTGGGATAAGCTGAATATCCTTTTTTCAGATGGGAAAATAGACGTTGACAATAACTCAACCGAGAATGCTATACGTCCGATCACTTTATTCAGAAAGAACTCCCTTTTTGCAAGTAATGAACATGGCGGGGAAAGAGCTGCATTGTTTTATTCCCTCGTGGAATCCTGCAAGATGAATGGGATTGATCCATTCGAATACTTAACTGATGTGTATAATCGACTCCACGATTGCACAGCTGCTGAACTGATACACTTGTTGCCTTCAAACTGGAAACCAATCAAAGAAAGATAG
- a CDS encoding MafI family immunity protein, protein MKKNERLRQMIDYAKELGLNEKDILFAIETLEVNEYGLSFDHVTEQLYEYNTPITSEFYYLVSEVACEFKFDETRYSILKGLIKE, encoded by the coding sequence ATGAAAAAGAATGAAAGACTACGTCAAATGATTGATTATGCAAAGGAATTGGGATTAAATGAAAAAGACATATTATTTGCTATTGAGACATTGGAGGTAAATGAATATGGTCTCTCTTTTGATCATGTTACAGAGCAATTATATGAATATAATACTCCTATTACATCAGAGTTTTATTATTTAGTTAGTGAAGTCGCATGTGAATTCAAATTTGACGAAACACGATACTCTATTTTAAAGGGATTAATTAAGGAGTGA
- the tnpA gene encoding IS66 family insertion sequence element accessory protein TnpA, with the protein MRKKQIQRSLPGSPLKVDMAFHVRQQPDSGMIISEYCRAHQISEGSFYYWLKKTNNTSPVPSSPPAILPVKIVASSNEPVNSNLFAEVRGIAIYQPVPAEYLLTLLNH; encoded by the coding sequence ATGCGAAAGAAGCAAATTCAGAGATCTCTCCCTGGTTCTCCCTTAAAAGTAGACATGGCATTCCATGTTCGTCAGCAGCCTGATTCCGGCATGATTATTAGCGAATACTGCAGGGCTCATCAAATAAGTGAAGGCAGTTTTTATTACTGGTTAAAGAAAACAAACAATACTTCACCGGTTCCATCCTCACCACCAGCAATACTTCCCGTAAAAATTGTAGCATCATCAAATGAGCCTGTTAATTCAAACTTATTTGCTGAAGTGCGCGGTATTGCAATTTATCAACCTGTGCCGGCAGAATATTTACTCACCTTGCTAAATCATTAG